In a single window of the Oreochromis niloticus isolate F11D_XX unplaced genomic scaffold, O_niloticus_UMD_NMBU tig00001593_pilon, whole genome shotgun sequence genome:
- the LOC109199696 gene encoding myelin-oligodendrocyte glycoprotein-like, with protein sequence MYSALQQDVQVKLGADVTLQCQISTDEIISVLKWSRADLNTDGYVYFYRNKRSYENYQHPSFHGRVKLRDPEMKDGDVSLILKNVTFNDTGMYESHVAVRNPVRSKRAHTEISHFINLTVTAETHESVSEKKDGKRICRWKHG encoded by the exons ATGTATTCAgctcttcagcaggatgttcaGGTGAAGCTTGGAGCTGACGTCACTCTCCAGTGTCAGATTTCCACAGATGAAATAATCTCAGTGCtgaagtggagcagagctgacctgaacACAGACGGCTACGTCTACTTCTACCGGAACAAACGCTCCTATGAAAACTACCAACATCCATCTTTTCATGGCCGAGTGAAGCTGAGGGACCCggagatgaaggatggagacgtttCTCTGATCCTGAAGAACGTCACGTTTAATGACACTGGGATGTATGAGAGTCACGTAGCTGTGAGGAACCCTGTGAGAAGTAAAAGAGCTCACACTGAGATCAGTCACTTCATCAACCTCACAGTCACAG CTGAAACACATGAAAGCGTGTCGGAGAAAAAGGATGGAAAAAGGATATGCCGATGGAAACATGGATGA